A region of the Burkholderia savannae genome:
CGGCGGCTCGTCGCCGGCACGGATGGCGCTGCGTCAGGCCGGCTTCGCTTTCAGGCATCGCGAGGGAGCGCCGTCCGGAACGCGCACGCGATTTCGCGTGATGGGCGTTGGACGGCGCGGGCGGCCGATCGGTCAGATCGGTCCGATCGGTCCGATCGGCGACGGAACGATGCGCGTGCCCGGCATCGGCGGCCGCCGCGTCGGGCGGACTCGCGCCGGCGACGTTGCCGATCGCCGGTGAACGGCCATGGTTGCCGTCGTTCGTCGACATCGATGTCGATCATCCGTTGCGCGCGACGATCGATGGACGCCGGCCTGCGTTCGATGCGCGGCGCGTCGGCCCGGACGCCGGCAGCGCCGCGACGCCCGGCTTCGACCGTTTCGTCGATGTCGATATCGACATTGGCGCTGGTGGCGGCGTAGGCGCCGGCATCGGCGTCGAGTCCGATCGACGTCACGCCCATTCGCGCCGCCCCGGCCGCCCTCCGATATCGACGCCCCTTCGCGACGCTCGCGCCGAATTCGTTTCGCTCGACGCCATCTGACGTATAACGAATGGTGGTGTCTGCTCTCCGGGAGGGAGACGATGGACGAAGTCCTTTTCGCAACGGATGGCGCGGTGTGCACGATCACCCTCAACCGGCCGGAGCGCCGCAACGCCGTCGACGGCCCGACCGCTTCGCAGCTGAGCGACGCGTTCGCCCGGTTCGAGGCCGACGCCGCACTTGCGGTGGCCGTTCTGACTGGCGCGGGCGGCAACTTCTGCGCGGGCGCCGACCTGAAGGCCGCCGGCGATCCCGCGCGGCGCAACGCGCTCGACGCAACGGGCGGCGGGCCGGGGCCGATGGGGCCGAGCCGCATGGCGCTGTCGAAGCCGCTCGTCGCGGCGGTGTCCGGCTACGCGGTCGCGGGCGGGCTGGAGCTCGCGCTGCTGGCCGACATTCGCGTCGCGGAGGAGGGCGCCGTCTTCGGCGTTTTTTGCCGGCGTTGGGGTATCCCGCTGATCGACGGCGGCACGGTCAGATTGCCTCGCGTCGTCGGCATGGGGCGTGCGATGGACATGATTCTGACCGGACGTCCCGTCGATGCGTCGGAAGCCAGGGAGATGGGGCTCGCCAACTATGTCGTGCCGAACGGCGAAGGGCTGGCTCACGCGACGCGCCTTGCCCGGCAGATCGCGCAATTTCCCCGGCAATGCATGTTGGCGGACCGGCGTTCCGCCTACGAGCAGTGGGATTTGCCGCTCGCGCAAGCGCTGCGCCGGGAAGGGGCGAGGGGCGTCCCGGTCGTGCTGGCGGAAGGCGTGGCCGGCGCCGCGCGCTTCGGCGCCGGGCAGGGGCGGCACGGCGCGTTTTCCGACTGAGGCGCGTCGCCGTCCAGCGTCGATAAAGGGGCGGCGATCGAACCGCCGGCGCGCTTTGATACCCGTTCATCGGGCAGGGAGGCGAACATGCCGAGGATTGCGAGAGAGCGTTTCGTCGCGGCGGCGCGCAGGGTGCTCGGCAGCGGGCCGGCCGCGTCGCTCGCGGCGTGCCTGGCGAGCGCGATGCTCGCCGTGGGGGCGGCGCGGGCGCAGCCGCCGTCGTTCGATTCGTACGCCGTCCCGGCCGGCAGCGCGCCGCACGATGTCGCGCCCGCGCCCGACGGCGCCGTGTGGTACACCGCGCAGGCGCGCGGCGCGGTGGGCCGCCTCGATCCGCGCGGCGGCAAGTCCGACTGGGTTCCGCTCGGCGAGGGAGCCGCGCCGCACGGCGTGATCGTCGGCCCGGATCGGGCGGCATGGATCACGGACGGCGGCCTGAACGCGATCGTCCGCGTCGACTCGAAGACGCTCGCCGTCACGCGCTTTCCGTTGCCGAAGGAGCGGGCGAACGCCAATCTGAACACGGCCGTCTTCGACACGCGCGGGCATCTGTGGTTTACCGGGCAAAGCGGCATCTACGGCGAGCTCGATCCGGCGAGCGCCCGCATGCGCGTGTTCGATGCGCCGCGCGGGGCCGGGCCGTACGGCATCTGCGCGACGCCTGACGGCAGCGTGTATTTCGCGTCGCTGGCCGGCAACTATCTCGGCCGCATCGATCCGGCGAGCGGCGCGGCGCAGGTGATCGAGCCGCCCACGCCGAATCAGGGCGCGCGCCGCGCGTGGGCCGATTCGACGGGGCGCGTGTGGATCAGCGAGTGGAACGCCGGAAAAGTGGGCGTGTTCGATCCCGCGACGCACCGATGGCGGGAATGGCGGCTGCCCGGTGAGCATCCGCATGCGTACGCGATATTCGTCGACGACCGCGACATCGTCTGGCTCAGCGAATGGAGCGCGAACGCGCTGGTGCGCTTCGACCCGCGCGCCGAGCGTTTCGACGTGTTGACGCTGCCGCGGCCGCACGCGAACGTGCGCCAGATGATGGGCCGTCGGGGAGAGGTCTGGTTGTCCGAATCCGGCACCGATCATCTGCTGCGCTACCGGTCTCGCGCGGCGGGCGACGGAAGCGACTGACGGCGTGCGCCGCCGCCGGAACGGCGCTCGATCGAGTCGCGGGGGCCCTGTCCGGGCTTTTGCGATGCTCGACGGCAACCCGGCCGCTCCCCGGCCGCGCCATGTGCCGACGTTGCCGCGCGCCGCGCATCGCTCGGGGCGACGCGCGGCTTCGCATGAGCATGAGCATGGATGCGTCGGATCGCGGATCGCGCATCGACGATTCTCCCGGCGCTGCATGAAGAGCCGGCGGCTCGCGGAGCGCGAGACGGCCAAACGCTGGCGGCGCGATGAACCCGCGCCGATCTCGACCCGCCCCGTCGAGAACGCGCAGCGCGAAGCCGGCCACGCGCACCGGCCTCCGCCTCGCACAAGACTTTCCACAAAAGCGAACAAACTTGTTCCGATTATTTCGCTTTCTGCGTCGGCTTGCTCCTCTTACCCTTGCCGTACCCGATTGCGCGCCGTCGCCCGCCGCCGGCATTCGCACGCGCAATCGAGATGACAATCGAAACCGGAGACATCACGTGTCGCAAGCCCGCCCCCTTGCAACTGCCCCCTATGCCCGGCCGGCCGGGACCTTCGCCCGCCTTCGCTCCATCTTCAGCGGCTCGGTCGGCAACCTGATCGAGTACTACGACTGGTACGTGTATTCGGCGTTTTCGCTGTACTTCGCCAAGGTCTTCTTCCCGGCCGGCAGCCAGACCGTGCAGCTCCTCAACACGGCGGCCATCTTCGCGGTCGGTTTCGTCATGCGGCCGATCGGCGGCTGGCTGGTCGGCCTGTACGCGGATCGCAAGGGGCGCAAGGCCGCGCTGCTGATCTCGGTGCTCGCGATGTGCGTGGGTTCGCTGATCATCGGCTTGACGCCCGGCTATGCCACTATCGGCATCGCGGCCCCGGTTCTGCTGGTTCTCGCGCGGCTGCTGCAGGGGTTGAGCCTCGGCGGCGAATACGCGAGCTCGGCCACTTACCTGAGCGAAATGGCCGACAAGACGAACCGCGGCTTCTATTCGAGCTTCCTGTTCGCGACGCTGTCGCTCGGCCAGCTGCTTGCGATGGCGGTGCTTGTCGCGCTGCAGCAGTTTTTTCTGAGCGCCGCGCAACTGGAAAGCTGGGGCTGGCGCATTCCGTTCCTGATCGGATCTCTGGCGGCGGGCGTCGCGATCTTCCTGCGCCGCAACATGGAAGAAACGGAATCGTTCGAACAGCATCGGCTGGGCAAGCGCAGCCGCACGCCGGTCGCGGAGCTGTTCAGGCACAAGCGCGAATGCCTGATCGTCGCGGGCCTGACGCTCGGCGGCACGGTCGCGTTCTACGCGTACACCACGTACATGCAGAAATTCCTGGTCAACAGCGCGGGGATGAGCAAGGCGGACGCGTCGATGGTGTCCGTCATCAGCCTGATCGCGTTCGTGCTGATGCAACCGGTGTTCGGCAGCCTGTCGGATCGGGTCGGCCGCCGTCCGCTGCTGATCGCCTTCGGCGTGCTCGGCTCGGTGTGCACGGTGCCGATCTTCAACGCGCTGACGACGGTCTCGACCATGGGCGGCGCGCTCATGCTGATCTCGGCCGCGCTCTTCATCGTCAGCCTGTATTCGTCCGTCAGCGCGGTCGCCAAGGCCGAGCTTTTTCCGGTCGGGATTCGCGCGCTGGGCGTGGGCTTGCCTTACGCGATCACGGTGTCGCTGTTCGGCGGGACCGCCGAATACATCGCGCTGTGGACCAAGAGCATCGGGCACGAAACCTGGTTCTTCTGGTATGTGTCCGCGTGCGTGCTGGCGTCGCTGCTGTGTTATCTGTGGATGCCCGATCCCAAGCAGGTGTCGCGCATCGATCAGGACTGAATCGGGCCGCGGCGCATGTGAAGGCGCGAGCGCGACGAATGTCCGCACCGGATTTCGCCGCTCGCGCATCACGCGGTTTCGATGCGCCGCGAGGGCGATCGCGGCGGGCTCACCCGAGTCGGCGACCGTGAAGCGGCGCGGCGGGCAACGGGCGCGCCCGGCGACTCGGCCAGCCGACGCGCACGCGCGACGGGTTCCGCCCAGCTTGCGCAGGGTTTTTCTCACGCAACGAGGACGTAGCGATGACCGGACTTTCCCGCTTTTCCACCGCATCTGCGTGCGCGGCGCCGCTGCCGGATATCGAGCCGCCGCGCTTTGCAATGCCGCGCGGCGCGGTCGACACGCATGCGCATGTCGTCTCGGCCGACCCCGCCTACCGGATGGTCGGCGATCGCAGCTACACGCCGCCGCCCGCGCCGGAAGAGAAGTATCTCGCGATGCTCGACGCAACCGGGATGACGTACGGGGTGCTGGTGCAGATCAGCGTGTACGGCACCGACAACCGCTACATGCTCGAGGTGCTCGGCCGGCATCCGCGGCGATTGCGCGGCGTCGCGGTGGTCGCGCCCGACGTGTCCGACCGCGAACTGGAGGCGATGCATGCGGCCGGCGTGCGCGGCCTGCGCATCAACGTGCTGTTCGGCGGCGGCATCGGCTTCGCGGCGATGGAGACGCTCGCGCATCGCGTGAAGGATCTCGGCTGGCATCTGCAATTCCTCATGGACGTCAAGGCGCTGCCCGAACTCATGCCGCGCATGATGAAGCTGCCGGTGACGGGCGTCATCGATCACATGGGCCATACGCCCGTGGCCGACGGTCTGTCGGCGCGGGGCTTCGTCGCGTTGCGCCATCTGGTGACCGAGCACGGTTACTGGGTCAAGCTCTCCGGCGCGTATCGCATCAGCGAGCGATTCCCGACCTTCGACGACGCGGCGCCTTTCGCGCGAACGCTGATCGACGATGCGCCCGAGCGCATGGTGTGGGGCAGCGACTGGCCGCATGTGTCGCTCGCGCCGGAGCGCATGCCGAACACCGGCGGCCTGCTCAATCTCGTTGCCGATTGGGCGCCCGACGAGACCGCCCGCCACAAGATTCTGGTGAGCAATCCGGCCCGTCTGTACGGCTTCGCGTAAGAGCGCCCGATAACGGGGGCATGGAGCCATGGAGCCAATGGAGCCATGGAGCAAATGGGGCAATGGGGCAGTGGAGCAAATGGGGCAGTGGGCCGACGGGCCAATGATTCAGTGAGGCAATGGGGCCGTGAGGCCACCGGGCGCTTTTCATGCGCCAATCGCCAATGAGGAGGAGACAACACATGAACGGCAACAGCCAGGTGTCGGCGGCCGGCGAAGAACGCTGGTTCGCACGGATGACAGTGGTCGAGAAGCGGACGTTCGTCGCCGCGTTCGGCGGCTGGGCGCTCGATGCGCTCGATTTCATGGTGTTCACGTTCGTCATCGCGACGTTGATCGACGTATTTCACATCGACAAGGCCCAGGCCGGCATGCTGGCGACGATCACGCTGCTGTTCTCGGCGATCGGCGGCTGGCTGGCCGGCATCCTCGCCGACCGCTTCGGCCGCGTCCGCATTCTGCAGTTCACGATCCTGTGGTTTTCCGCGTGCACGGTGCTGATCGGCTTTGCACAAAACTTCGAGCAGATTGTTGTGTTGCGGGCGCTTCAGGGGCTCGGCTTCGGCGGCGAATGGGCGGTCGGCTCGGTGCTGATGGGCGAGATCGTGCGCACCGAATATCGCGGTCGCGCGGTCGGCACGGTGCAAAGCGGCTGGGCGATCGGCTGGGCGGTCGCGGCGATCCTGTACACGCTGTCGTTTTCCATGCTGCCGGAAAATTACGCGTGGCGCGCGCTGTTCTGGGCGGGCGTCGCGCCGGCGCTGCTCGTCGTGTTCATCCGCAGGAAGGTGCCGGAGCCGGAGCTGTTCCAGCGCACGCGCAAGCGCGAAGCGGCAAGCGCGAATCCGATGCCGGCCTGGGCGATCTTTTCTCCCGCTCTCGTCCGGACGACGGCCCTGAGCGCGCTGCTCTGCACGGGCGTCCAGGGCGGCTACTACGCGGTCACGACATGGCTGCCGACGTTCCTGAAGACGGAGCGCCACCTGTCGGTGATCGGCACCGGCGGCTATCTGCTCGTCATCATCGCGGGCTCGTTCGCCGGATACCTGACGGGCGCCCATCTGACCGACCGTCTCGGCCGCCGCGCGAATCTTCTCGTGTTCTCCGTGCTGTCGGGCGCGTGCGTGTTCGTCTATACGCAGCTTCACCTGTCGAACCAGCAAATGCTGCTCCTCGGATTTCCGCTCGGCTTCTCGGCGTCGGGGATCTTCAGCGGCATGGGCGCGTATCTGACCGAGCTTTTCCCGTCCGCGGTGCGCGCGAACGGGCAAGGGTTCGCGTACAACTTCGGACGCGGCATCGGCGCGCTGTTTCCGAGCCTGGTCGGCTATCTCGCGAAAACGGGCGGCCTCGGCACGGCCATCGGCATGTTCGCGGGCGGCGCCTATGTGATCGTGCTGATGGCGGCGCTGCTGCTGCCCGAGACGAAAGGGCGCGAGATTTCCTGACGCGAGCCGCCGTGCGCCCGCTCAGCGAAAATCCGCATGCCGCCGCACCAGCGCCAGCATCGACGGAATCAGCCCGCGCATGTCGCCGCGCCGCCACTGGAACGCATAGTTGAGCGGCGACAGCGGCGGCTCGCTCGTCAATTGCACGAGGCCGCCGCCCGTTCGCGCATCGGCCCAATCGGCGGGCAGGAAGCCGATGCCGACGCCTTCGCGCAGCATGCCCGCCACCGCGCTCCAGTTGTTGCAGGTGATGCGTCGCGGATGGTCGATGCCGCAGGCGAGCAGCCATTCGTCGAGGATGCGCGTGACGCCCGAGCCGGAAGGCAGAATGACGAGCGCATGGCGCGCGATCAGCTCGGGCGTCAACGTGCGTTCGCCGTCGACCAATTTCTCCGCGGCCATCCACGCGAACCGCGCTTCCGCCACCGGCTGCGACAGGATGCTGCCGCGCGACGAACGGCCCGCGACCACCGCGAAATCGAGTTCTCCCGCATCCACTTTCTCTT
Encoded here:
- a CDS encoding crotonase/enoyl-CoA hydratase family protein; translated protein: MDEVLFATDGAVCTITLNRPERRNAVDGPTASQLSDAFARFEADAALAVAVLTGAGGNFCAGADLKAAGDPARRNALDATGGGPGPMGPSRMALSKPLVAAVSGYAVAGGLELALLADIRVAEEGAVFGVFCRRWGIPLIDGGTVRLPRVVGMGRAMDMILTGRPVDASEAREMGLANYVVPNGEGLAHATRLARQIAQFPRQCMLADRRSAYEQWDLPLAQALRREGARGVPVVLAEGVAGAARFGAGQGRHGAFSD
- a CDS encoding Vgb family protein, translated to MPRIARERFVAAARRVLGSGPAASLAACLASAMLAVGAARAQPPSFDSYAVPAGSAPHDVAPAPDGAVWYTAQARGAVGRLDPRGGKSDWVPLGEGAAPHGVIVGPDRAAWITDGGLNAIVRVDSKTLAVTRFPLPKERANANLNTAVFDTRGHLWFTGQSGIYGELDPASARMRVFDAPRGAGPYGICATPDGSVYFASLAGNYLGRIDPASGAAQVIEPPTPNQGARRAWADSTGRVWISEWNAGKVGVFDPATHRWREWRLPGEHPHAYAIFVDDRDIVWLSEWSANALVRFDPRAERFDVLTLPRPHANVRQMMGRRGEVWLSESGTDHLLRYRSRAAGDGSD
- a CDS encoding MFS transporter, producing the protein MSQARPLATAPYARPAGTFARLRSIFSGSVGNLIEYYDWYVYSAFSLYFAKVFFPAGSQTVQLLNTAAIFAVGFVMRPIGGWLVGLYADRKGRKAALLISVLAMCVGSLIIGLTPGYATIGIAAPVLLVLARLLQGLSLGGEYASSATYLSEMADKTNRGFYSSFLFATLSLGQLLAMAVLVALQQFFLSAAQLESWGWRIPFLIGSLAAGVAIFLRRNMEETESFEQHRLGKRSRTPVAELFRHKRECLIVAGLTLGGTVAFYAYTTYMQKFLVNSAGMSKADASMVSVISLIAFVLMQPVFGSLSDRVGRRPLLIAFGVLGSVCTVPIFNALTTVSTMGGALMLISAALFIVSLYSSVSAVAKAELFPVGIRALGVGLPYAITVSLFGGTAEYIALWTKSIGHETWFFWYVSACVLASLLCYLWMPDPKQVSRIDQD
- a CDS encoding amidohydrolase family protein, which codes for MTGLSRFSTASACAAPLPDIEPPRFAMPRGAVDTHAHVVSADPAYRMVGDRSYTPPPAPEEKYLAMLDATGMTYGVLVQISVYGTDNRYMLEVLGRHPRRLRGVAVVAPDVSDRELEAMHAAGVRGLRINVLFGGGIGFAAMETLAHRVKDLGWHLQFLMDVKALPELMPRMMKLPVTGVIDHMGHTPVADGLSARGFVALRHLVTEHGYWVKLSGAYRISERFPTFDDAAPFARTLIDDAPERMVWGSDWPHVSLAPERMPNTGGLLNLVADWAPDETARHKILVSNPARLYGFA
- a CDS encoding MFS transporter; this encodes MNGNSQVSAAGEERWFARMTVVEKRTFVAAFGGWALDALDFMVFTFVIATLIDVFHIDKAQAGMLATITLLFSAIGGWLAGILADRFGRVRILQFTILWFSACTVLIGFAQNFEQIVVLRALQGLGFGGEWAVGSVLMGEIVRTEYRGRAVGTVQSGWAIGWAVAAILYTLSFSMLPENYAWRALFWAGVAPALLVVFIRRKVPEPELFQRTRKREAASANPMPAWAIFSPALVRTTALSALLCTGVQGGYYAVTTWLPTFLKTERHLSVIGTGGYLLVIIAGSFAGYLTGAHLTDRLGRRANLLVFSVLSGACVFVYTQLHLSNQQMLLLGFPLGFSASGIFSGMGAYLTELFPSAVRANGQGFAYNFGRGIGALFPSLVGYLAKTGGLGTAIGMFAGGAYVIVLMAALLLPETKGREIS
- a CDS encoding LysR family transcriptional regulator, with translation MATPTLKQLDAFYWAATCANFSTAAQRLHLSISSLSKRINELEQAVGRTLFDRSGHRAVLTEDGETLLPAAVRVLEAVAALQDAFAEDKGLTGRLRFGVGELSALTWLPRFVAAVQKLHPQLILEPYVDVGAALEEKVDAGELDFAVVAGRSSRGSILSQPVAEARFAWMAAEKLVDGERTLTPELIARHALVILPSGSGVTRILDEWLLACGIDHPRRITCNNWSAVAGMLREGVGIGFLPADWADARTGGGLVQLTSEPPLSPLNYAFQWRRGDMRGLIPSMLALVRRHADFR